From a single Lolium rigidum isolate FL_2022 chromosome 7, APGP_CSIRO_Lrig_0.1, whole genome shotgun sequence genomic region:
- the LOC124677145 gene encoding homocysteine S-methyltransferase 2-like isoform X1 — MVVTFSTGSCYEPVLRFLRASGGAVVMDGGLATELEAHGADLKDTLWSAKCLFTCPHLIKKVHLEYLEAGASVLMTGSYQATIQGYLSRGFSQDESESFLKLSVELACEARDTYLGKCSNSSDEPKDGARLRQRPILIAASIGSYGAYLADGSEYSGDYGKEGNLEYLKNFHRRRLQVLAEAGPDILVFETIPNKIETQAYVELLEECNLHIPAWFAFPSKDGINVVSGDSLTECVSIANSCKEVGAVGINCTPPRFIHALILSIRKVTNKPILIYPNSGESYDPVRKEWMACSGVSNEDFVSYVRKWHEAGASLIGGCCRTSPDTIRGISKALHGL, encoded by the exons ATGGTAGTAACATTTAGCACTGGTTCATGTTATGAACcggtgctaaga TTCCTGCGCgcgagcggcggcgcggtggtgaTGGACGGCGGCCTGGCGACAGAGCTGGAGGCTCACGGGGCCGACCTCAAGGACACACTCTGGAGCGCCAAGTGCCTATTCACCTGCCCCCACCTCATCAAGAAG GTTCATTTAGAGTATCTCGAAGCTGGGGCAAGCGTTTTGATGACAGGATCATACCAG GCAACGATTCAGGGCTATCTTTCTCGGGGATTTTCCCAGGACGAAAGTGAATCATTTCTGAAACTAAGTGTTGAACTAGCATGTGAAGCACGGGATACATATCTAGGAAAATGTTCTAATAGTTCTGATGAGCCCAAAGATGGAGCAAGACTTAGGCAGCGCCCTATACTAATTGCAGCATCCATTGGAAGTTATGGAGCATATCTGGCTGATGGTTCTGAATATAG TGGCGACTACGGAAAGGAGGGTAATTTGGAATATCTGAAAAACTTTCATAGGAGGAGGCTTCAAGTGCTTGCTGAAGCAGGGCCTGATATTCTTGTTTTCGAAACTATTCCAAATAAAATTGAGACACAG GCGTATGTTGAGTTACTAGAAGAGTGTAATTTACATATTCCAGCATGGTTTGCTTTCCCTTCAAAGGATGGAATTAATGTAGTAAGTGGAGATTCCCTCACGGAGTGTGTTTCTATTGCTAATTCATGCAAGGAGGTTGGTGCAGTTGGTATCAATTGCACTCCGCCCAGATTTATTCATGCATTAATCTTATCCATCCGAAAG GTTACAAACAAACCAATATTGATATATCCTAATAGTGGTGAGAGCTATGATCCTGTAAGGAAGGAATGGATG GCTTGCTCAGGTGTTTCAAACGAAGATTTTGTTTCATACGTGAGAAAATGGCACGAGGCTGGAGCCTCCCTTATAGGGGGTTGCTGTAGAACAAGCCCAGACACGATAAGAGGCATATCAAAGGCTCTGCATGGACTATGA
- the LOC124677145 gene encoding homocysteine S-methyltransferase 2-like isoform X2, with protein MMAEFLRASGGAVVMDGGLATELEAHGADLKDTLWSAKCLFTCPHLIKKVHLEYLEAGASVLMTGSYQATIQGYLSRGFSQDESESFLKLSVELACEARDTYLGKCSNSSDEPKDGARLRQRPILIAASIGSYGAYLADGSEYSGDYGKEGNLEYLKNFHRRRLQVLAEAGPDILVFETIPNKIETQAYVELLEECNLHIPAWFAFPSKDGINVVSGDSLTECVSIANSCKEVGAVGINCTPPRFIHALILSIRKVTNKPILIYPNSGESYDPVRKEWMACSGVSNEDFVSYVRKWHEAGASLIGGCCRTSPDTIRGISKALHGL; from the exons ATGATGGCGGAGTTCCTGCGCgcgagcggcggcgcggtggtgaTGGACGGCGGCCTGGCGACAGAGCTGGAGGCTCACGGGGCCGACCTCAAGGACACACTCTGGAGCGCCAAGTGCCTATTCACCTGCCCCCACCTCATCAAGAAG GTTCATTTAGAGTATCTCGAAGCTGGGGCAAGCGTTTTGATGACAGGATCATACCAG GCAACGATTCAGGGCTATCTTTCTCGGGGATTTTCCCAGGACGAAAGTGAATCATTTCTGAAACTAAGTGTTGAACTAGCATGTGAAGCACGGGATACATATCTAGGAAAATGTTCTAATAGTTCTGATGAGCCCAAAGATGGAGCAAGACTTAGGCAGCGCCCTATACTAATTGCAGCATCCATTGGAAGTTATGGAGCATATCTGGCTGATGGTTCTGAATATAG TGGCGACTACGGAAAGGAGGGTAATTTGGAATATCTGAAAAACTTTCATAGGAGGAGGCTTCAAGTGCTTGCTGAAGCAGGGCCTGATATTCTTGTTTTCGAAACTATTCCAAATAAAATTGAGACACAG GCGTATGTTGAGTTACTAGAAGAGTGTAATTTACATATTCCAGCATGGTTTGCTTTCCCTTCAAAGGATGGAATTAATGTAGTAAGTGGAGATTCCCTCACGGAGTGTGTTTCTATTGCTAATTCATGCAAGGAGGTTGGTGCAGTTGGTATCAATTGCACTCCGCCCAGATTTATTCATGCATTAATCTTATCCATCCGAAAG GTTACAAACAAACCAATATTGATATATCCTAATAGTGGTGAGAGCTATGATCCTGTAAGGAAGGAATGGATG GCTTGCTCAGGTGTTTCAAACGAAGATTTTGTTTCATACGTGAGAAAATGGCACGAGGCTGGAGCCTCCCTTATAGGGGGTTGCTGTAGAACAAGCCCAGACACGATAAGAGGCATATCAAAGGCTCTGCATGGACTATGA